In Helianthus annuus cultivar XRQ/B chromosome 9, HanXRQr2.0-SUNRISE, whole genome shotgun sequence, the following are encoded in one genomic region:
- the LOC110875660 gene encoding DNA-binding protein HEXBP-like, translating into MVTSAKPTTYLEATILTKSLADDAARKGSLDKKEETGKLSGKAKADTKSERSGCSETKIEVTKKRKSESSRKETEEKRDRKRSSKKAYAASTSGTRRDGTRDSRGGSERKTREEGQKKCNRCGRDGHATHECFAKYTTEGTKLEGCFHCGEQGHFKKDCPKAGGQNARGRAFELNAGKARDDPAVVTGMFLINNHSAFVLFDTGVT; encoded by the coding sequence ATGGTTACATCCGCGAAACCTACCACCTATCTAGAGGCTACTATATTGACAAAATCATTAGCCGATGACGCTGCTCGCAAAGGTAGTCTTGATAAAAAGGAGGAAACCGGGAAGTTATCGGGCAAGGCTAAAGCAGACACGAAATCTGAACGGTCGGGGTGTTCTGAGACCAAGATAGAAGTTACGAAGAAGCGCAAGTCCGAGAGCTCGAGGAAGGAAACTGAAGAGAAGCGCGACAGGAAACGTAGTTCGAAGAAGGCATATGCAGCAAGTACTAGTGGTACTAGAAGGGATGGCACCAGAGATAGTCGAGGTGGGTCTGAGAGAAAGACTCGCGAAGAAGGACAGAAGAAATGTAACCGATGCGGACGAGATGGGCATGCTACCCACGAATGCTTTGCCAAATATACTACGGAGGGAACGAAGCTTGAAGGATGCTTCCATTGCGGGGAACAAGGacatttcaagaaggattgtcctaAGGCGGGAGGTCAGAATGCCAGAGGTAGAGCGTTCGAGCTAAACGCTGGGAAGGCACGTGACGATCCTGCTGTTGTCACTGGTATGTTTTTGATCAATAACCATTCTGCGTTTGTACTTTTTGATACTGGGGTGACTTGA